The window TTGGGTATATGGTGTCGTCGAAGATCGGCCCCTGGAGCGCCCCTCCGTTTAACGATTTGGATGGATCGTAGAATTTTGCCACGATGGGTTGCAGCTTGCGGCCCAGTCCATTGCATTCCGGGCACATGCCGATGGGTTCGTTGAAAGAGAAGACATTGGCATAGCCGACGAAGGGGTCGCCCATCAGTGCGAACAACTGGCGCAGCAGGGTATAGGTATCGGTAATGGTACCCATGGTGGAATGCGAACCGCCGCCCAGTCGCTTTTGGTCCACGACGATGGCCATGCCCAGATTTCGGATCGAATCGGCGTCTGGCCGGGAGTAGCGAGGCAGGAAGGTGCGCACCATCATGCTGAAGTTCTCGTACAGCTGGCGCTGCGCTTCGGCAGCAATGGTGTCGAAGATGAGGGATGATTTGCCGGAGCCGGACACGCCGGTGAAGATGGTGATCTGGCGTTTGGGAATACGCAGCGTGACGTTTTTGAGATTGTTTTCGCGCGCGCCGCGGATCTCGATAAATTCTTGCTTTGGGTCTTCAGCCATTGTTGCCTCACTCATATCGTGGCCAGATAATCGGCGAGGGTTTCCAGGGCCTGCATGGCCCCGACAATGGCGCCGTACTTCACTGCCTGTTTGCGCTCAACGGCCGTTGCAAACAGCAGCTGCAAGGTGATTTTGGTTTTCCCATCCTCTTCCGCAAAGGTAATGGTGGTGCGCACAGGCTCAGGGACGTTGGCCCCGTCAGCGCCATACTCGTAGACAAGCCGCGTTGGCTTGTCTAGCTCGATGAACCTGACTTTGAAGGGCATTGAGGAGCCATTGTGAACAGGCTGGCTATAACGCCAGACGCCGCCGGGTTTCACATCCATCTCGTGTGTGGCAGCGCCTTTTGGCGCCCACCATTGTTCAATATGCTCTTGCTCCGTAAACGCCGCGAAGACGAGTTCGCGTGGGGCGTCAATCAGTCGCGTGACGACAATTTCCCGATCGGCCACTGTTTTTGATGTCATCTCATTTTCCTTTTGCGGTGAGAGTCACTTGCGGAAGTGACTCTCACCGCAGGTCTTCTTGAAGCTGGCGCAAATAAGCTTCCAGGCGGTCGAAGTTTTCTTCCCAATTCTCGCGATAATGCTCCAGCCATTCGGAAGCGTCTTTCAACGGCTTGGCTTTCAATTGGGCGGGCCGCCACTGGGCTTCACGCCCGCGTTCGATCAATCCGGCATGTTCCAGCACTTTCAGGTGTTTGGAGATGGCCGGCATACTGAGCGCAAACGGCTCGGCAAGCTCCTTCACTGTTGCCGGCCCCTGCGCAAGCCGCGCCAGCATAGCCCGGCGGGTTGGGTCTGCCAGAGCGGCAAAGGTCAGGCTAAGTGGATCGTTCACAGTCCGAACACCTCGTGATTAACTAATTAGCTAAATAGTAAATAAAATTTGACGAAATGTCAAGCCGAATTTTTGATAGGCTGGGCTGGCTTTTTGTTTTTTGACGCAAAGGGAGTTATAGTTTAGAACAAAAGTTCTTTCTTGGGCTGCAAGCGTGTCTTTTAGGAGGCAAAAATGGCTGTTATAGACCTGTATTTAAGTTTCTCCGGCAACTGTGAAGAGGCGTTTAATTTCTACAAAGCGGTATTTGGCGGCGGCTTTTCCGCGCTAAGCCGCTACAGCGACATGCCCGGGGGTGAAAACGGGACTGAGGATTCCAACCACGCCTTCGCCGCAACCGACGCCAACAAGATCATGCACATTCGTCTGCCCATTGGCCAGGGAGCTACCTTAATGGGCAGCGATAGACCGGCCGGAGCGGAAACGGCCGTTGTCGGTGACGTGTTCTCCATTTCCATCGCTCCCGCCAGCGAAGAAGAAGCGCTCAGGATATTCAACGAGTTATCAGCCGGCGGCGAAGTGACCATGCCCCTGGAAAAGACTTTTTGGAACGCCCTTTTTGGCACGCTGACCGACAAATTTGGCATCCAATGGATGGTCAATTACGAATATGGGCAATAGCCAGACGGCTTCAGCGCTGTAGATCAGCAATGAATAGACAAGTTCATAAGGAAGGCAAACAAAAGCATGAGAAAATTAAAACTTCAAGTACAAATGACCGCTGACGGCTACATTGGCGGCCCCAATGGTGAAATGGATTGGGTGACTTTACCCTGGACAGACGACATCAATAACCATGTTGACGCCATTTTAGAGTCTGTGGACACCATTGTGTTGGGCCGAAAGCTGGCCGAAGGCTTTATTCCTTATTGGGCAGACGTAGCCGCCGATCCCGGTAATCCCGAAGTTGAATCAGGCAAGAAATTTACCGATACGCCCAAAGTTGTTTTTTCCAAAACAGTTGAGCAGTCTAAGTGGGAAAACACGGCCGTAGCCAACGGCGACCTGGTTGAAGAAATCACCAGGCTGAAACAACAAGAGGGCCAGGACATCTGCGCCTTTGGCGGGGCGACTTTTGTTTCGGCTCTCATCAAACATGGGCTGATTGACGAGTATCATCTATTTGTAAACCCGGCGGCCATTGGCAATGGATTGCCCATTTTCCAGCAGCTTGACAGCAGGCAAAATCTGAAATTAGTAAAATCCGTGGCCTTTGACTGCGGAATTGTTGTCCTCAATTATGAGTTGAAACGCGATTAAAGGAGGCATAATCGTACAGCGGAAATCACCCCAGACAATCTCCCAAACTCCTCCGCAAATCCCCGTTAATTCGACTCATTGCAACTGCAAAATCTTTGACAACCCCTTTCAATTTCGGCTTATCCAAGCGAGGAAAAGATGCCCCACCCATTAGTAGTACAACTACGTTTCACTCGCGGCGAATTTCAACGCGCCCTGAAAAATGTTACCCCCGAGGAAGCCATACGCCGCTTTGAGCCAATCAACTGCATTAGTTGGATCATTGGTCATTTGGCCTGGCAGGAGCAGCTATACTGGCTCACCCATGCGCAAGGTATAACGCCGGCGCCCGAAGTGAACGCCTGCGCCAGCGGCCAACCGGCCAGCGCCCCGCCGCTGGATGAGATGTGGGCCGCCTGGCGGCTGGTGACACAAACGGCCGATACCTGGCTGGACACCCTCGACACGGCCCAATTGGAAACCCACACCCTCAAGCGCATCAAACCCTATGAACCTTATAAAGAGAGCATCGGCACGCGCCTACGCCGGACGACCTACCATTACTGGTATCACACAGGCGAATCCCAGGCCATTCGCCAACTGTTGGGTCACACCGGTCTGCCCTCTTTCGTAGGCGATATTGGCGGCAAAGCGCCCTACATTCCGGAAACAGAAGATGAGACCGATATTTAGAGTAGGAGAGGAATAAGATGGGTACACTGATTTACGCAATGATGGTATCGCTGGATGGTTTTATATCAGGACCGGATGGCGAATTGGATTGGCACGTTATTGACGAGGAATTACACCGGCACTTCAACGACCTGGAAAGCGAGATGGAGATGCTGCTGTACGGCCGTCACCTCTACGAGACTATGGCCGCTTACTGGCCTACAGTGGAGCAGAATCCATCAGCCTCGGATGCTGAGGTGGCATACGGCCGTATCTGGAACGCTAAACCCAAGATCGTGTTTTCCAAAACTCTGGATAAGGTCGAATGGAACAGCCAACTGAGCAGGGAAGTCGTTCCCCATGAAATCAGGCGGTTGAAAACCCAATCAAGACAAAACCTCTCCGTGGGCGGGGCAGAGCTGGCCGCCACTTTCCACCGGCTTGGCCTGATTGACGAGTATTGGCTGTACGTCAATCCGGTTGTGGCGGGCAGGGGCAAGCCGATGTTTTTAGGTGTGGATAGTGTGGCGCGTTTGCGGTTGGTGGAAACACGGCCGTTTCACAGCGGCGTCGTATTGCTGCGCTACGAAGCGGTCAATGAAGCGGAAAATGAACTGCCGACCGGCATAGGCAAACCGGCCGAACAAGCGCTGGCCGTCACTGGCTACAATCGGCTTGAGCAGCTCGCCCAGGTCAGCGAGACAGAAATTCTGAAGCTGCACGGCGTCGGTCCCAAAGCGGTCGGTCTGCTTCGTCAGGCTCTAGCCGCCAAAGGTTTATCATTTGCTAAATAATGGAGGAAAAAATGAACAATTATAAGCAAAAAATCACCCCTTATCTCTGGTTTGACAGTCAGGCTGAAGAAGCCATGAACCTGTACACCTCCCTCTTCAATGACGGCCGGATCGCGGCGATCAACCGTTACCCGGAAGGGTTTGCAGAAGGGCCACTGGCCGGCATGGAGGGCAAGGTAATTCACGCCGTTTTTGAGCTGGCCGGTTATCAGTTCATGGCTATTGACGGCGGCCCCCTATTCAAATTCACCCCGGCCATTTCTTTCTTCGTCAATTGTGATACCGAAACCGAAATTGATACCCTGTGGGGCGCTTTGTCGGCGGGCGGAACAGCGCTCATGCCCCTGCAAACTTATCCATTCAGCTCCAAGTTTGGCTGGGTCCAAGATAAATACGGCCTGTCGTGGCAGTTGAATCTGGGCCAAAGCGAACCCAAACTCACCCCATTTTTGCTATTTGTCGGCGAGCAGAACGGGCGGGCGGAAACGGCCGTTAACGACTACACCACTCTCTTTGAAAACGCCGGAATCAGCCATCTCGTCCGCTTTGAGGCTGGCGAACCGGGCAGCGTCGAAGGCGCTGTCAAGCAAGCCGCCTTTACCCTGCACAGCCAACCCTTCCTGGCCATGGACGGCGGCCAGGCTCACCCGTTTACCTTCAACGAGGCCATATCCTTTTACGTGGATTGCGACACGCAAGAAGAGGTTGACCATTTCTGGTACGCCCTCTCCGCCCATCCCGAAGCCGAACAATGCGGCTGGCTTAAAGACAAGTATGGCGTCTCCTGGCAAATTGTCCCCGCCGCCCTGGGTGAATTGATGAACGACCCCGATCCGGAAAAATCACGCCGGGTTATGGAAGCCATGCTGCAAATGAAAAAAATAGAGATCGAAGGATTACAACGGGCATATGAGGGGTAAACACGTTATACACCAATACGGCCGTTTACCTGAACGCCTGCCCGCTGCCCTCAACGACCAGCCGCCAACCCCGTGGCCCTACGGCCGTTACCCGCTCCAATCCCGGCACATCCATCTCTTGCCATAAGCCGCCCGGTTTTTGCACCAGGTAGGGTCGGTCTACGGCCGTTAACAATGGCCGGTCGTTGGCGCTGTCTCCCAGGCCGATGGTCGTGACGTGGCCGAACTTCTGCCGATAGAGGGCGGTCAGATGGGTAACGGCCGTGCCCTTATCACTGCCTGCCCCGGTTACAGTGTGGAACTTGCCCCCGGAAACGATGGTCAGCCCTTTGGCCGCCAGGGCCGTTACCAACTGCGCCAGCTCTGGCGCAGCCAGCGGCGTGACAATGGTCTCGCTGTACTCGCGCTGTTGGGCGCGGAGTGCGGCGGCTTCGTCCAATCCGGTGATGGTGGCGACCTCAGCGCCGCTGAGGTCGGCGAAGCCCTGGAAGACCAGCCCGGTTTCGTGGCGCACGGCCGTTAACGCCGCCTGAATGGTAACGGCCGTAACACCCAACTCAATCACCTGCCAGTCGCCTATCAGCCGATGGGCAAATTCAAAGGGCAGCAGCTCCGGTGGGATAAAGATGGCGCTGCCATTTTCGACAATAAACGGATCGTCAATGCCCAGGGCGCGCCGCAGGTGTACCTGCTCGGCGCGGGTTTTGGAGGAACAGAGGATGAGGGGGATGTGCCGGGCGAGAACGGCCGTAACTGCCGGCGCGGCCTCGGCAAACGAATAGGTCGTCAGATCAATGAGTGTGCCGTCAATGTCCGTAAAGATGATCAGTTGAGACATAGCTGTGCGTGCGGTCAACACTCCCTACGCCAACCCTTCGTAGTAATGGATCAGGAATTCGCTTACCCGCTTGCGCGTGCGCGCCCAGTTGAGCGATTCGCCAATGCGCGTCAGCCCCTTTTCCACCTGGCGCGTTACCAGCAGTTGCCGGTTCAGCAGAGCCGAGATTTGCGCCTCGTCGTAGTGGCGGGCCAGTGTCGCCTCCCGCCCTTTCAGCCGGTGCAGCAGCGTCAGTTGCGGCACATCGGGGGCGCGCTGCGCCAGTTGTTCTTGCAAAATGTAGGCTTCGCTGCGGATGGCTTGCAGCGCCAACCCCAACTGTTCGGCCCGCCGTTCCTCGGCGGCGACTTCTTCTTCGGTGAGCAAGGGGGGGAGTTTGCGCGTTGGCCCGCTTTCCAACCCGGTCAAGGGGGTCAGCAGGGGCAGCACGCGGGTGACATGATGGCTGAAATCGCCAATCAGGCGGTCGGCCACCAGCCGGGCGCGAATGGTGACAATCTCTTTGCCCCGCGCCTGCACGGGAATGGCGCCCTCGTGCAGCGGCAGTATGGTTTCGTTTTCTTCGTTGAGATTGGTGCGCCAGACGGCCGTTACCGCGGCGCCCAGTTTTAATATGCCAGAGGCGGGTTGGTCCAAAATATTATAGAAACGAATGATGAGATCACGGCCGTCTTCCGATTGCTTGAGCGCCGTCAACTTAAACGCGCCAAACGGCTCCTCCGCCAGCCAACTAAAAAAGGAGAACGCCTCCGGCAGCAGGCCGGGATGACGATCACTCTGTACGGCGCGAAATTTCAACGTGTGCCGGTCCGATTCAAAGTAGGGATTGGCCGCAGCCAGGTCCGCGCCGTGCGGATAGATGGCATATTCAAATGTTTGCGTGCCCAGACATTGCGCCTCTGGCGTGAAGATGTGCGGCCCCACGTCGCCTTCGCGGGTGAGCAGATCGGGCCGCGCCAGCCAACCAACGCCGCGCAGCAGGGTCAGGGCAATGCCGTTTTGCTCTGGAATGATTTCATATTCGCTCAGGCCACGGCTGAAAATGCTCAGGCTGCGCCTCTCGCCGGCCAGGGTAATGAAATTCTGGAAGGGACGGGTCTGCACAGGAGTTGTGTAGCGCCCGGCCAACATCAGGCCGTGTAAAGCGGCTGGTACGTCGTGGTTTGTTTGCTCCAGGATGGGGAAGCGGGCCACGTCGAAGGGCATGCCTGACAGCGAGTGATCGGTCTGGATGCCGCTGGGGAAGATGACGCGCAGGCGGTGGTCTTTGACGCAGTTGTGAACGGCCGTTTTGATTTCCACATGCCCGGCGTTCGCTGCCAGCTCCACAAAGGAGATAATGGTCAGAGGGCTGGTCTTGCTGCTGCGCATTTGGCGGTCGGCTGTCAGGCCGCGGGGCAGCTTCAACTGGAGTTCGATGCGAAAACGGACCAGCAGCGGCCCGGCCAGTTCCAGGCTAATGGTCGCTTTTTTGTTGCGACTGGTGAGGAGCTGGTCTTGCGCCGGATGGGAATAATCGTAGGTATCGCCGCTGTCGCCGCCATCTTCAAAGTAAGCCAGGTTTTCATACCGGTCGTCGTGAACTTTTTCATGGATGGTGAGCGTGCCGTCGGGGTTGATCCAGACGCGCAAATAGTCATTTTCCAGACTGTTGTCGGCGGTGGAGGCGCCGGCGTGGAGGTGGGCGGTGGCTTCGCGCCCGCCAGGCACCACATAATACGTGCGGTAGCCAACGGCCGGAATTGCGGTGGGCGTCCACAAATACAGATCCACTTTGCGGCCGATGCGGCTGACAAGCTGATAAGGGATGACCTGGCCCTGGCTGTCGCGGATGTGGAAGCTGTCTAGCTCCTCAGGCAGTTCCAGCGTCAGGCCAACGATTTCGCGGCGGGGGCGGGAGGAGGGGTTGAAGATGGTAACGGCCGTTTCCCCTTCCCCCGCCGACGTATCCACCGCCTGCACAATCGCCCGCAAACTTTCGGACGACATCACCTGCGCCATGCGGTTGACTTCGGTAAAGCGTGCCTGCATGTCCTGGGCAATCGGGTCAATACAGCAGCCGCACAGGTCGTCGTGGGTGTGATTGAGCAGCAGCATCTTCCACGCCTGCTCAAAGCGCTCTTGAGGATAGTCGAAGCCGTAGGCCCAGGCAAAGGCGTTAAACTTTTCCGCCCAGCGCTCTAATTCCCGCTGGCAGTTGTTGTTTTGTTGGTTAAGATAGCTGCGACTGGAGTAGACGCCTTTGAGAATGGGGGCATAACGGCCGCTGTAGAAATAACCCCGCAGGGTGGGCAAATCGGGATGGTGCTGGCGAATGGTTTGCAGATAGTCGGGTGGGGTGGTTTGCACGGCCGTCATCTCTGGCCCAATCTTCGTATTCACCTCCGCCAGAATAGGCAGCACGTCATCAGGCTCCGGCACTTGTTCATAACCATTCATCAGCAACACATTGGGCGTGGTGGCAAAATGACGCAGCAGCTTCGCATGGCTCACAATACGCTCTCCGGCAATCTCCCGCGTCAGCCCCAGCGCCATCGCATTGCGGTAACTATCCAGCAGATACACCCCTAAAATGCGCGATCCATCCGGCGCTTCCCACCAGAATTCCGTCTTCAGCTCGTCGGCCGGCATCTCCACCCCGCGCCAGACAAACGCCCCCTCAATGCCAAAGCCGCGAAAAATCTGCGGCGCCTGGGCAATCTGGCCGAAGTTGTCGAGCAGCCAGCCCGCCTTCATCACCGGGCCAAAACTGCGCGCCATTTTGTCGCCGATGAGCAGATTGCGCACCAACGCTTCACCGCTCACCAGGCTCCAATCGGGCTGTAAATAAGCCGGGCCAATTTGCAGTTGTCCCCGTTGGGCAAAGTGGCGAATATCGCGCGCGCGAACCGCCGCCTCGTCGGGCGGTAGCTGCGCCAAGTAATCTTCAATGATCAGCGTTTGCCCATCCAGCACAAAACGATAGTCTGGTTCGGCTTCTAGCCTGGCCAGCAAGTTGTGGAAAAAGGCGGGCAGCCAGCGATTGGCATAACGCGCGGTAAAAATCCACTCCCGATCCCAATGGTTATGGGTGATCAAATGGATGGTCGTTGGTTCAGCCATAGGTACTCCTTTAAGTGAGGATAGACGCTTGAAAACTCGTCCGGTCCGGTCGGAACTCAGTGATTTTCTGCTAAAGCGGGCCTGATCTTGGGCAGCGATTTATGCTCTCTGACGGGGACGAGCATGGCGGCATAACGCCGTTCGGCCAGGGCCTTGTGGAAGGTAGCCAGGTCTATCTGCCACAGCGGTGGATAATAGGTTGTATCGGTCGGCTCTTCAGCTTCGCCCAATAATTTGTAGGCTCGCATCTTGTCCAGCAGCTCTTTCTTCAGCTTTTGCGGGCAGATAGGCGAATGGTAGATCACCTGCATGGCGGCATAGGTCATATCCTCGATATGCTCCTCACCCTTGTCGCTGTCGTGCATGTGTGGATTACGCGAAGCAATCTGGAAGATTTCGACGTGTTCCTGTATGAGATTTTTGCGTAGGGTGGTGCCCTGAAGGCCGCCAAACTGCTCAAACAGATTGATAAAGTGATAAGGCTCAATGGAGTAACCGGCGGAATAACGTAACTGCATTGCCAGATCCATCGTCAGAGCGTGTTCACCCGCATTGCCGGTGCGGATGATTTCTGTCTCAAAGCCGGTGTATTCGGCCAGCAAATTGTTCAGCAATTGATTGGTATTGCGTGACGTGCGGCCCCATTTGGCAAAAAACAGGGCGTCGGCGACGATTTTGGGCTTGCTGTGCCAGGCGATGCGCGTCATGGCGTAGCGGGATTTGCTCATGACAAAACCAGCGGCATATTCATGCACATATTCCAACACGGCGCCGGGGAAGTAATTATCAGCGTCTACAAAGCCGATATATTTACGGCCGGCCAGCCGGGCCAGCATCGTCGCCATAATCATGCCTTCCGCTTTGCCGCTGCGCACCAGGCCGGTGTCTGGGTCTAAAATGGCGTCATAGCCGACGCAGCGAAAGGCTTCGGCAACGGCCCGGTCTTTCTGATGGACGACGATGATTTGCTTGTTGGTGAATTGGGAAAAGCGGGCAAAGGCTTCTTGCTCCAAAGCGAAACGATCAACCGGGTGGCGGGGGCTGTTGGAGGCGATGATCACCAGGCAGTGGTTGGGGATGCCGCACAAAACGCCTTCCACCAGTTTGATCCGCTCGCCCTGCATCGGCACAACGATAGCCATTTGCTGTTCAATGTCGTGAAGCTCTTCGTAGGAAATGCGGCGAATAAGGTCTGACTCAGTGTGGATTGCCTTTTTTTGTTTGAGGCTGGCATCCAGTTCCCATACCTGCTGGACGCTGTGAATGAGAACAGCGCCAAAACGCTCGCTGTCTTGGGGTATGGCAATACGCATGTTTACTTGCTCCTGTAGTGTAACGGGTAGTCTGTTGCTGGTTTGTTAGCTGGTGGACCGATCGGTTGAATAATGAACAAACGAACCCGACAAGACTTGCACGGAGTCTTGTACTCTTGGATAGGATGTTGTTGATCTTAATAGTAGTAAACTTTGGCTATTTGTGCCACCTGTGCAAAGAGCCTGTCGTGTCTGGCTCACCCTGGTCTGGCTGACCGACGGCGATCTGTTCGTCTCCCTGGCGCGGGACGGCCGTTTCCTGGGCACAACTGGGGGCGCTAACCTGGCCCGAACAGGCGGCGGTGATTGGTTTTGATGGGGCAGTTAAATTGTGGGACGTGGCCGCGGGCATAGAGGCAGACTCTTAATTGCACCGGGAATCTGCGTATTTGCGCGCCTTTTTTGCCAACGCATCGTTTATAATGTCTCCTGACAAGTCGTAACGCACCTGCACGGCCCTGGCCTACTACCTTCATCGCCCAATCCAACAGCGACCACTATGCCGCTATGTTCGACTATCTGCGGATGCCGCTGACTCCCCATGCCGGTTTTGTGATGGACGGGCAGTCGTTTGGCGTTTTTACTCACGATTGGCTGGCGGCCTTGGGCGTGGATAACTCTCTCTGGGTCTGGCCTGTGACGTTGCCCGAACCAGGGCAATGATCGCGGAGGATCCAATGAAGGCTTTTCCCCTATGGTTGACTTTTGCGCCTTGAACGCGCTCTTTTGTGGAGGAAACAGATGATGCCCAGATTTCTGTCAGGATTCATCTTGTGGCTGGCGGCTGCTCTGGTTGCCTGCGCGCAAAGCAATGAGCCAACTGCAATCGGCACAACGGCCGTTCCCCCCATCATCGAAGTGCCCGTTGAGATTATCACCCCGGAACCAACGCCGACAACGGCCGTTTGCACCCCGCTGCCCGACGAGATGCGCATCCACATCCGCCGCGCTGGCGACCTGCACGGCGCGTTTGAAGTAGCAGGATTGCAACCCGGCGAACGGCCGTTACTCCTGCTCACGGCCCAAGCAGCGACGGGAAGCTGGCGGCAGGAAACCCAGCCTGACACAGCCGTTGGGGCAGACGGCCGTTTCCAGGCCCGATTGGATTTCCGGAATTGGCCCTCGGTTGAAGGCTATCAATTTGCCGGGCGGCTGATTCACGACCGCGGCGTGGCCTGCTTTGAATTTTCCTTACCCCTGACTGAGGCGGGAGAAAGCGGCAGAGTGGAAAACGGCCGTTTCCTGACCGCCCCCGTCTCGTCCATGCTCTTGTCCCTGGCCGACTATCCCCCTGGCGAAACGCCCTATTTCATAACCGAGGGAGATTTTTGGTTGGTCCATACTCCGGCCGGCCAACTGATAGCCTTTGCCGCGACGTCGCCTGATTACCGCCCCGATATTGGCCTGGATGCCTGCCGCTTCACCTGGGCGGAAAGCGTCGGCCGGTTTGTAGACCCGTGTTCCGGCGATGAGTGGACGTTAGACGGCCGTTTCAGCCTGGCGCATTCATCGGAGCGATGGAGCGACCGCGACCTGGACCAGTACAGGATTTTGCGCATTTTGGAGGAGGAAGGCGCGGTCAACGTGCAATGGGATCGTCGATTGAGAGGGCTGTCTTACACGGAACGGCCGTTGGCCGCAGACGCGCAGTTGGGGGTGATGGTGACAGTCGTCGCGGCGATCTTCACCCCATCCGGCGCGACCATCGGCACGTTGGCGCAGGTATCGCCAACATGGGGCATGGACCCCAGCGCCTTTCCGCCGCAGCAGGCTCTGACCTACGCCACGTTTCCCGATTCGCTCATAGATGACCAGGGACGCGCGATACCGTCCGTTGGCCACCAGGAGGATTCGCTGTTTTTGATTCGCAATCCGGCGGTTTGCGACAAACGATGTATAACCAATGGGAACCAGTCGCGCCCGACGCCGAGGTTGTGACCGCCACGCTAACCATTGACCTCTCCAATCTCTATCGCCAGATTATTTTGCCACTAGAGTGGGCATCCCATCAGCCAGGCGATGCGTGGGAGGTAGACCTGCCGTTGACCATAGGCCACGCCGCCGCCCGGATTCAGCAGGTGGAATGGCTGGCGACGCTGGCCGATGGCCGCGCCCGCCTGCGTCTTACCGTCGCCGACGAAAGCCCCGACGACATCCGTCTTTACTGCTTGCACCTGGACAGCGAAGACCCCTGGCAGCGGGCTTGCGCTAACTTCGACGGTGCGTTAACGGCCGTTGTCCTCACCCAGCCAGGCGAACCAGTGACCCTCCACCTCCGCGCGTCGCTGGCGTTACAACGGCCGTTTTCACTGGTTCTCAGCGTGACCGGGCAAGAGTAAACCCGCTTCCTGTCCTCACCCTCCGTTGCCGCTGCAGTTTTTGGCAAAGCTACATGTTCGGAAATGCAGAAATGGAAAAGCGGTAGTATAGTGGGTTTTCGCTCATTCATACCCAATATGTACGGGGATTGAGAAGGGAAAATGAGGTGGGAAACGGCCGTTTTCCCGCAAATAATAAGCAAGCAAGAAAACGGCCGTTTCCCACCCCACATCACTGATCTTCCTAACGGACCAACACCGGCAAATACAGTTGCAGCGGCTCAAACTCATACGCGCCGATGTCGCAGCGAGCTTGCCCGTTCAGATCCCCATCCACCGGCCGGGCCACGCCCCGCTGATCGGCTGCCGTCTGGCAGGTTCCGGCGTCAATGGCCGGACTGCCGCCGCGCAGAGCGGCCGTGGGCGGCGCGCCTTTGTCGGACAGCAAGGGCAGCAGGCGCGGATTCTGGCCGATGATGTTGCCCACCGTGTTGCCGCTAATGGCGCAGCCGCTGATGTTGTCAATCAGGTTGTAGCCCTGGGAGGTAAAGCCGTAACCACAATTGGGGCCGGCCGCGGCGGCGCTGTTTCCGGCCAGAATGGTGTTGCGCAAGGTAAAGTTAGCCGGACCGCCATTGAGTCCGCCGCCGCTGCCGGTGGCCTGGTTGCTGCTAATC of the Candidatus Leptovillus gracilis genome contains:
- a CDS encoding VOC family protein, yielding MNNYKQKITPYLWFDSQAEEAMNLYTSLFNDGRIAAINRYPEGFAEGPLAGMEGKVIHAVFELAGYQFMAIDGGPLFKFTPAISFFVNCDTETEIDTLWGALSAGGTALMPLQTYPFSSKFGWVQDKYGLSWQLNLGQSEPKLTPFLLFVGEQNGRAETAVNDYTTLFENAGISHLVRFEAGEPGSVEGAVKQAAFTLHSQPFLAMDGGQAHPFTFNEAISFYVDCDTQEEVDHFWYALSAHPEAEQCGWLKDKYGVSWQIVPAALGELMNDPDPEKSRRVMEAMLQMKKIEIEGLQRAYEG
- a CDS encoding mannosyl-3-phosphoglycerate synthase yields the protein MRIAIPQDSERFGAVLIHSVQQVWELDASLKQKKAIHTESDLIRRISYEELHDIEQQMAIVVPMQGERIKLVEGVLCGIPNHCLVIIASNSPRHPVDRFALEQEAFARFSQFTNKQIIVVHQKDRAVAEAFRCVGYDAILDPDTGLVRSGKAEGMIMATMLARLAGRKYIGFVDADNYFPGAVLEYVHEYAAGFVMSKSRYAMTRIAWHSKPKIVADALFFAKWGRTSRNTNQLLNNLLAEYTGFETEIIRTGNAGEHALTMDLAMQLRYSAGYSIEPYHFINLFEQFGGLQGTTLRKNLIQEHVEIFQIASRNPHMHDSDKGEEHIEDMTYAAMQVIYHSPICPQKLKKELLDKMRAYKLLGEAEEPTDTTYYPPLWQIDLATFHKALAERRYAAMLVPVREHKSLPKIRPALAENH
- a CDS encoding dihydrofolate reductase family protein, which encodes MRKLKLQVQMTADGYIGGPNGEMDWVTLPWTDDINNHVDAILESVDTIVLGRKLAEGFIPYWADVAADPGNPEVESGKKFTDTPKVVFSKTVEQSKWENTAVANGDLVEEITRLKQQEGQDICAFGGATFVSALIKHGLIDEYHLFVNPAAIGNGLPIFQQLDSRQNLKLVKSVAFDCGIVVLNYELKRD
- a CDS encoding SRPBCC domain-containing protein, whose protein sequence is MTSKTVADREIVVTRLIDAPRELVFAAFTEQEHIEQWWAPKGAATHEMDVKPGGVWRYSQPVHNGSSMPFKVRFIELDKPTRLVYEYGADGANVPEPVRTTITFAEEDGKTKITLQLLFATAVERKQAVKYGAIVGAMQALETLADYLATI
- a CDS encoding dihydrofolate reductase family protein, giving the protein MGTLIYAMMVSLDGFISGPDGELDWHVIDEELHRHFNDLESEMEMLLYGRHLYETMAAYWPTVEQNPSASDAEVAYGRIWNAKPKIVFSKTLDKVEWNSQLSREVVPHEIRRLKTQSRQNLSVGGAELAATFHRLGLIDEYWLYVNPVVAGRGKPMFLGVDSVARLRLVETRPFHSGVVLLRYEAVNEAENELPTGIGKPAEQALAVTGYNRLEQLAQVSETEILKLHGVGPKAVGLLRQALAAKGLSFAK
- a CDS encoding VOC family protein, translated to MAVIDLYLSFSGNCEEAFNFYKAVFGGGFSALSRYSDMPGGENGTEDSNHAFAATDANKIMHIRLPIGQGATLMGSDRPAGAETAVVGDVFSISIAPASEEEALRIFNELSAGGEVTMPLEKTFWNALFGTLTDKFGIQWMVNYEYGQ
- a CDS encoding DinB family protein, with amino-acid sequence MPHPLVVQLRFTRGEFQRALKNVTPEEAIRRFEPINCISWIIGHLAWQEQLYWLTHAQGITPAPEVNACASGQPASAPPLDEMWAAWRLVTQTADTWLDTLDTAQLETHTLKRIKPYEPYKESIGTRLRRTTYHYWYHTGESQAIRQLLGHTGLPSFVGDIGGKAPYIPETEDETDI
- a CDS encoding winged helix-turn-helix transcriptional regulator; the protein is MNDPLSLTFAALADPTRRAMLARLAQGPATVKELAEPFALSMPAISKHLKVLEHAGLIERGREAQWRPAQLKAKPLKDASEWLEHYRENWEENFDRLEAYLRQLQEDLR
- a CDS encoding HAD-IIB family hydrolase, with product MSQLIIFTDIDGTLIDLTTYSFAEAAPAVTAVLARHIPLILCSSKTRAEQVHLRRALGIDDPFIVENGSAIFIPPELLPFEFAHRLIGDWQVIELGVTAVTIQAALTAVRHETGLVFQGFADLSGAEVATITGLDEAAALRAQQREYSETIVTPLAAPELAQLVTALAAKGLTIVSGGKFHTVTGAGSDKGTAVTHLTALYRQKFGHVTTIGLGDSANDRPLLTAVDRPYLVQKPGGLWQEMDVPGLERVTAVGPRGWRLVVEGSGQAFR